One stretch of Azotosporobacter soli DNA includes these proteins:
- a CDS encoding chemotaxis protein CheD (catalyzes the conversion of glutamine residues to glutamate on methyl-accepting chemotaxis receptors) yields MSELIKVGMADYKVGKNPNSLISYGLGSCVGIAVYDSVAKVGGLAHIMLPDSTQARSTENPAKFADTCLPIMLDEILKLGAVKSRLTAKIAGGAQMFTFANATDVMRVGERNVEAVKVVLKKLDLRIIADDTGGNYGRTVELKLDSGIYKVKTIDKGEKEL; encoded by the coding sequence ATGTCAGAACTGATCAAAGTGGGGATGGCGGATTATAAAGTGGGAAAAAACCCCAACAGCCTGATCAGTTATGGATTGGGTTCGTGTGTTGGGATTGCGGTGTATGATTCGGTCGCTAAGGTGGGCGGTTTGGCCCACATTATGTTACCGGACAGCACCCAGGCGCGCTCTACGGAAAATCCGGCAAAGTTTGCAGATACCTGTTTGCCGATCATGCTGGACGAAATTTTGAAATTGGGTGCTGTCAAATCAAGATTGACGGCCAAAATTGCTGGCGGCGCGCAAATGTTCACTTTTGCAAATGCCACAGACGTAATGCGTGTGGGCGAACGAAATGTAGAAGCGGTGAAAGTCGTCTTGAAGAAATTAGATCTACGCATTATCGCGGACGATACGGGCGGAAATTATGGTCGGACGGTCGAATTGAAACTCGATAGCGGAATTTACAAAGTCAAGACGATTGACAAAGGGGAAAAAGAGTTGTAG
- a CDS encoding chemotaxis protein CheW codes for MSESSYSGNEVQLVIFKLGREEYGVSILQVQEIKRMTDIARVPHAPDYIKGVMNLRGSVLPVIDLKKRLNLPHQEYTEDTRIVIVKIDEVAVGMIVDAVSEVMAIEQENIDAPDIVVSGVDAEYLNGVGKLENRLIILINLESITGIGQEPKAS; via the coding sequence ATGTCGGAAAGCAGCTATTCTGGAAACGAAGTACAATTGGTGATATTTAAGCTTGGACGAGAAGAATATGGTGTCAGTATTTTGCAGGTGCAAGAGATTAAGCGGATGACAGATATCGCACGGGTGCCTCATGCGCCGGACTATATCAAGGGCGTCATGAATTTACGCGGCAGCGTATTGCCGGTGATTGACCTGAAAAAACGCTTGAACCTGCCGCACCAGGAGTATACGGAAGATACGCGAATTGTTATTGTAAAGATTGATGAAGTGGCAGTAGGGATGATTGTTGATGCGGTGTCCGAGGTAATGGCCATTGAACAGGAAAACATTGACGCACCGGATATTGTTGTCAGCGGCGTTGACGCTGAATATCTGAATGGGGTCGGAAAACTGGAGAACCGTTTGATTATTTTGATTAACTTAGAGTCGATTACCGGCATTGGGCAAGAACCCAAAGCCAGTTAA
- a CDS encoding chemotaxis protein CheC: protein MSEDILNLSAIQLDALREIGNVGAGNSATALSQIINRKIDMTVPQVAIMPLGDVPDVVGGPDAMVAGVYLRVFGPAPGSILFLLPRESAFYLVDMLMGREQGYTTSLNSMDESALMEIGNILAGAYLNALSHFTNLTLLPSIPALALDMAGAILSVILIQLGQMGDHALVIETEFTTEMDGVKGHFFLIPDPGSLNTILAAIGVRE, encoded by the coding sequence TTGTCTGAAGATATCCTGAATTTATCGGCGATACAATTAGATGCGTTGCGCGAGATCGGCAATGTGGGGGCAGGCAATTCGGCCACGGCGTTGTCACAAATTATTAATCGCAAGATTGATATGACGGTACCGCAGGTCGCTATTATGCCGCTTGGCGATGTACCTGATGTTGTAGGTGGCCCGGATGCCATGGTGGCTGGCGTGTATTTGCGAGTCTTCGGTCCGGCTCCGGGCAGCATACTGTTTTTGCTGCCAAGGGAAAGTGCTTTTTATTTAGTTGACATGTTAATGGGGCGCGAGCAAGGATATACAACCTCACTTAACTCCATGGATGAATCGGCGTTGATGGAAATTGGCAATATCCTGGCAGGCGCATACTTGAATGCGCTGTCGCATTTTACGAATCTGACGTTATTGCCGTCGATTCCGGCTCTTGCGTTGGATATGGCCGGGGCCATATTAAGCGTTATTCTTATTCAGTTGGGCCAGATGGGGGATCATGCGCTTGTTATTGAGACGGAATTTACAACGGAGATGGATGGTGTCAAAGGACACTTCTTCCTGATTCCTGACCCGGGCTCCTTGAACACCATTTTGGCGGCAATAGGGGTGAGGGAATAA
- a CDS encoding FliA/WhiG family RNA polymerase sigma factor encodes MNGTKATPEAVMALWGEYQQHRKAETRELLVEHYLSLVKLVAGRIAMSLPQHVDRDDLISNGFFGLLDAIEKFDPTRGIKFETYGVARIRGAILDAIRAQDWVPTSLRQKAKQYEQVIAQLEHNLGRSATDEEIAGALGVEVEELYQLLSRLNASTLIPLDEFIKTETPTGQCINPSHQVEVEETKELLAQTIDKLPEKERLVISLYYYDGLTLKEISLILKLSEARISQLHTKAIFRLRGALSRIKSCLV; translated from the coding sequence ATGAATGGTACTAAGGCAACACCTGAAGCGGTTATGGCGCTTTGGGGCGAATATCAGCAGCATCGAAAAGCCGAGACCCGTGAATTGCTGGTGGAACATTATCTTTCATTGGTGAAGTTGGTTGCTGGTCGCATTGCCATGAGTTTGCCGCAGCATGTTGATCGAGACGACTTGATTAGCAATGGTTTTTTTGGTCTGTTGGATGCGATAGAAAAATTTGACCCTACGCGTGGCATTAAATTTGAAACGTATGGCGTTGCCCGGATTCGTGGTGCGATCTTAGATGCGATTCGTGCGCAAGATTGGGTGCCGACCAGTTTACGACAAAAAGCCAAGCAATATGAGCAAGTGATAGCGCAGTTGGAACACAACTTGGGGCGGTCGGCAACCGACGAAGAAATTGCAGGGGCGCTCGGCGTTGAAGTGGAAGAACTGTACCAGTTGCTGTCACGTTTGAATGCAAGTACATTAATACCGCTAGATGAATTCATAAAAACGGAGACGCCTACAGGCCAATGCATTAATCCTTCGCATCAAGTGGAAGTGGAAGAGACGAAAGAATTATTGGCGCAGACGATTGACAAGTTGCCGGAAAAAGAGCGATTGGTTATTAGTTTGTACTACTACGATGGATTGACATTAAAGGAAATCAGTTTGATTTTAAAGTTGTCCGAAGCAAGAATTTCACAGCTGCATACAAAAGCAATTTTTCGGCTTCGGGGGGCCCTTTCCAGAATTAAATCGTGTTTGGTCTGA
- a CDS encoding DUF6115 domain-containing protein, with product MTAGGIISILIILFGGFFIVYKRKMLMEVFSLNMHTATLEFQTQLEAAGAVVIRELEDKMNHLEFLLTEAENRSRELEEKLTTAERLLKEYDSKAVAHPSPAPFKAQPVTEDWYAAQESVLAQSGEVETEKGVFPEVQDSGDRRKLILTMAEQGYSVTEIAKATGAGKGEIMLLLQLHRK from the coding sequence ATGACTGCAGGTGGAATTATTAGCATACTCATTATTCTGTTTGGCGGTTTTTTCATCGTCTATAAACGGAAAATGCTGATGGAAGTGTTTTCTCTTAACATGCATACGGCGACGCTGGAATTTCAAACACAATTGGAAGCTGCCGGAGCCGTTGTGATTAGAGAACTGGAAGATAAGATGAATCACCTGGAATTTTTATTGACTGAAGCGGAGAACCGCAGTCGGGAACTGGAAGAAAAGTTAACAACTGCCGAAAGACTGCTGAAAGAATATGACAGCAAAGCGGTTGCCCATCCTTCTCCCGCGCCGTTTAAAGCGCAGCCGGTTACTGAAGATTGGTACGCAGCGCAAGAGAGCGTTTTAGCACAGTCTGGTGAAGTTGAAACTGAAAAAGGTGTTTTTCCAGAAGTGCAGGACAGCGGGGATCGGCGTAAGTTGATTCTGACGATGGCGGAGCAGGGCTATAGCGTAACGGAAATTGCGAAAGCTACCGGCGCCGGCAAGGGTGAAATCATGCTGCTTTTACAGCTGCATCGCAAATAA
- the rpsB gene encoding 30S ribosomal protein S2 yields the protein MSVISMKQLLEAGVHFGHQTRRWNPKMAPYIFTERNGIYIIDLQKTVKKVEEAYNFVRELAQTGTILFVGTKKQAQEAVRDEAQRCNMYYVNERWLGGMLTNFQTIQRRISRLVKLEEMEAQGMFEVLPKKEVIKLRHEMERLQKFLGGIKTMKKLPDALFIIDPRKERIAVAEAKKLGIPIVGIVDTNCDPDEIDHVIPANDDAIRAVKLLAGKMADAVLEARQGEQMEEEAAAAE from the coding sequence ATGTCGGTAATTTCTATGAAACAACTGTTGGAGGCCGGGGTGCATTTCGGTCATCAGACCAGACGCTGGAATCCTAAAATGGCTCCCTACATCTTTACGGAGCGCAATGGTATTTATATCATTGACCTGCAAAAGACTGTCAAGAAGGTTGAAGAGGCTTATAATTTTGTGCGTGAATTGGCGCAGACAGGTACCATTCTGTTTGTCGGTACAAAGAAACAAGCGCAAGAAGCAGTGCGTGACGAAGCACAACGCTGCAACATGTACTATGTAAATGAAAGATGGTTGGGCGGCATGCTCACCAACTTCCAAACCATTCAACGTCGGATTAGCCGTTTGGTTAAACTGGAAGAAATGGAAGCGCAAGGCATGTTCGAAGTTCTGCCGAAAAAAGAAGTGATCAAGTTGCGCCATGAAATGGAACGACTGCAAAAATTCTTGGGCGGCATCAAGACCATGAAAAAACTGCCGGACGCGCTGTTCATCATTGACCCGCGCAAAGAGCGCATTGCGGTAGCAGAAGCTAAAAAACTGGGGATTCCTATCGTTGGTATTGTTGACACCAACTGCGACCCGGACGAAATCGACCATGTCATTCCTGCGAATGATGATGCGATCCGTGCCGTTAAGCTGTTGGCTGGCAAAATGGCTGACGCTGTCCTCGAAGCTCGCCAAGGTGAGCAAATGGAAGAAGAAGCTGCTGCAGCTGAGTAA
- a CDS encoding FapA family protein, which yields MSGEEQVEVKNKQGAFSINQEGEDLFLTVFPSEGEGKAVSEAEIVAELDKRGVVEYDQKTITHEINKPSAQAVKIATIGQSEIHVEISKDRMEATLQIDMSKNAPLIAWEEVLEKINASGIVFGFDEAEARKALERPGNRVVIAKGQPAVNGIDSQIKYHVDLENKGKPVELDDGKVDYKDLNLFTIVMQGDLLAEKIPSVPGVPGSDVLGIAIVAKAGKEVPLPLGKNVQAVENTITAGIAGQVVVANNKISVVPVIEIKEDVDLSTGNIEFVGNVVVKGSVQPGFTVKAEGNIEVYGTVSGGIVEGKNVVIKMGIQGMHRGYVKAVENVVAKFIENATVQAGNDVIVNEVILHSRISAGKKVIVEGKRGLIAGGNILAGEEIRAKMLGTQMSTSTELEVGVNPQLREEYQNIRREIKKVEVSLEQTQKALSILRGMDQTTMPQDKREMLLKLTKAQFHLVGQVETMRNRMTDIELAFEEMKYGRIKVAEIMYPGVKVVIGTLVKPIREALKFSSLYAEDGEIRIGSFK from the coding sequence ATGAGTGGGGAAGAACAAGTAGAAGTGAAAAACAAACAGGGTGCATTTTCTATCAACCAAGAAGGGGAAGACTTGTTTTTAACCGTGTTTCCTTCCGAAGGTGAGGGAAAAGCGGTTTCGGAAGCCGAAATTGTTGCAGAACTCGACAAACGCGGCGTTGTGGAGTACGACCAAAAAACGATAACGCATGAGATTAATAAACCAAGTGCTCAGGCAGTTAAAATTGCGACGATAGGACAATCAGAAATTCATGTGGAAATTTCTAAGGATCGTATGGAAGCGACCCTTCAGATTGATATGTCTAAAAATGCGCCTTTGATTGCCTGGGAAGAGGTTTTGGAAAAAATAAACGCGAGTGGAATTGTCTTTGGTTTCGATGAAGCGGAGGCGCGAAAGGCACTGGAGCGTCCCGGGAATCGGGTTGTGATCGCAAAGGGGCAACCTGCGGTCAATGGAATCGATTCGCAGATTAAATACCATGTCGACTTGGAGAACAAAGGAAAACCTGTCGAATTGGATGACGGCAAAGTCGATTATAAAGATTTAAATCTTTTTACGATTGTGATGCAGGGAGATCTGCTTGCAGAAAAAATCCCATCCGTTCCGGGTGTGCCGGGATCCGATGTGCTGGGGATTGCTATCGTAGCTAAAGCGGGTAAAGAAGTTCCGCTGCCGCTTGGCAAGAATGTGCAGGCGGTAGAAAATACAATTACTGCGGGAATTGCCGGACAGGTAGTCGTTGCCAATAATAAGATCAGCGTTGTACCTGTCATTGAGATTAAAGAAGATGTTGACTTATCTACCGGCAATATCGAATTTGTCGGCAATGTCGTAGTAAAAGGGTCGGTTCAACCTGGCTTTACCGTCAAGGCGGAAGGCAATATTGAAGTGTACGGCACAGTAAGCGGCGGCATTGTAGAAGGTAAGAATGTTGTTATAAAAATGGGTATTCAGGGCATGCACCGCGGTTACGTCAAGGCAGTGGAAAACGTAGTGGCCAAGTTCATTGAAAATGCTACTGTACAGGCGGGCAACGATGTAATCGTGAACGAAGTCATACTTCATTCACGCATTAGTGCAGGAAAAAAAGTCATTGTCGAAGGAAAGCGTGGCCTGATTGCCGGGGGCAATATCTTGGCTGGCGAAGAAATTCGTGCCAAAATGCTGGGAACGCAAATGTCGACGAGTACAGAGCTGGAAGTTGGCGTTAATCCGCAACTAAGGGAAGAGTACCAGAACATTCGGCGCGAGATTAAAAAAGTGGAAGTGAGCCTGGAACAAACGCAAAAAGCGCTCAGTATTTTGCGGGGAATGGATCAGACAACGATGCCGCAGGATAAGCGTGAAATGTTGTTGAAATTGACAAAAGCCCAATTTCATTTAGTCGGTCAGGTGGAAACGATGCGCAACAGGATGACGGATATTGAACTGGCTTTTGAAGAAATGAAATACGGCAGGATTAAAGTTGCCGAGATCATGTATCCCGGAGTAAAAGTGGTTATCGGAACATTGGTTAAGCCAATCAGAGAAGCGCTGAAATTCTCTTCGTTGTATGCGGAAGATGGCGAAATTAGAATAGGTAGCTTTAAATAG